One Oncorhynchus mykiss isolate Arlee unplaced genomic scaffold, USDA_OmykA_1.1 un_scaffold_308, whole genome shotgun sequence DNA segment encodes these proteins:
- the LOC118950495 gene encoding zona pellucida sperm-binding protein 4-like, which translates to MLYENEISLKSSEEEYQLKVSCYYVVNITRTLAFLTRLRDNEPFAETGTGRLMVRMRLAQDASYNTFHQEEDYPVVRYLRQPLHFEVELTRSSDPKVHCWATLNEDRGSRPRWNLIING; encoded by the exons ATGCTGTATGAGAACGAAATCTCATTGAAGTCTTCAGAGGAGGAATATCA GTTAAAGGTTTCCTGCTACTATGTGGTCAACATCACTCGCACATTGGCCTTCCTGACCAGGCTGCGTGACAACGAGCCTTTTGCAGAGACTGGGACTGGTCGACTAATGGTCAGAATGAGACTCGCTCAGG ACGCCTCGTATAACACGTTCCACCAGGAGGAGGACTATCCAGTGGTGAGGTACCTGAGACAGCCTCTGCACTTTGAGGTGGAGCTGACCAGGTCCTCTGACCCCAAGGTCCACTGCTGGGCCACCCTCAACGAGGACCGCGGCTCCCGACCCCGTTGGAATCTCATCATTAATGGGTAA